A region from the Manihot esculenta cultivar AM560-2 chromosome 13, M.esculenta_v8, whole genome shotgun sequence genome encodes:
- the LOC110629219 gene encoding LOW QUALITY PROTEIN: cation/H(+) antiporter 15-like (The sequence of the model RefSeq protein was modified relative to this genomic sequence to represent the inferred CDS: inserted 1 base in 1 codon) — MSDPNLAMAGNSSEDAIVCYAPTMITTNGVWQGDNPLDYSLPLFILQLTLVVVTTRFLVFILKPFRQPRVISEIMGGVILGPSVLGRSQAFASTIFPLRSVMVLETMANVGLLYFLFLVGVEMDASVIRKNGKKALAIAVAGMILPFFTGLAFSFLIHKESVQSMNQGTFILFLGVALSVTAFPVLARVLAELKLINTEIGRIALSSALINDIFAWILLCFAIALAENDSASLASVWIILSSVAFVVFCVFAVRPAISWVIRRTPEGETFSEFYICLILTGVMISGFITDAIGTHSVFGAFVFGLVIPNGPLGVTLIEKLEDFVSGLLLPLFFAMSGLKTNVGAINGAATWGLLGLVVILGSAGKIAGTVIVTFFYQMPIREGLTLGLLMNTKGLIEMIILNVGKDQRVLDDESFAIMVIVAVVMTGLVTPIVTAIYRPARKFMPYKRRTIQRSKPDAEFRILVCVHTPRNVPTIINILEASHPTKRSPICVYVLHLVELTGRASAMLIVHNSRKSGRPALNRTQAQSDHIINAFENYEQHAVCVSVQPLTAISPYSTMHEDICNLAEDKRVAFIIIPFHKQQTVDGGMEATNPAFRMVNQNVLANSPCSIGILVDRGLSGSTRLATNQLSHHIAVAFFGGPDDREALSYAWRMSENPGISLTVMRFIAGEDAVQPARQRNEDTNDPRILTFETQDQREKQMDEEYVNEFRMQNANEESVFYTERIVNNGEETVAAIRAMDINAHDLFVVGRGRGMISPLTAGLTDWSECPELGAIGDLLASSDFAATVSVLVVQQYVGTEPQVDAVLTPDRLSQSDGQYTGXQLMNKRPATSM, encoded by the exons ATGAGTGATCCAAATCTTGCAATGGCAGGGAATTCGTCGGAAGACGCAATAGTATGCTATGCACCGACCATGATAACGACCAATGGTGTCTGGCAAGGTGATAATCCATTGGATTACTCTCTCCCTCTTTTCATCTTGCAGTTAACGTTGGTGGTTGTCACCACACGATTTCTGGTTTTCATCCTCAAACCCTTCCGGCAACCTCGTGTTATTTCTGAGATTATG GGTGGTGTGATACTTGGTCCATCGGTACTTGGACGTAGTCAAGCATTTGCAAGTACAATATTTCCTTTAAGAAGTGTGATGGTGCTTGAAACAATGGCAAACGTGGGTCTTCTCTACTTCCTATTCCTTGTTGGAGTAGAGATGGACGCGTCAGTAATCAGAAAAAATGGGAAAAAGGCTTTGGCCATAGCTGTTGCTGGTATGATCTTGCCCTTCTTCACTGGATTGGCCTTCTCTTTCCTTATACACAAGGAGTCAGTACAAAGTATGAACCAAGGGACTTTTATACTCTTCCTAGGCGTTGCCCTTTCAGTCACTGCTTTCCCTGTGCTTGCAAGGGTACTCGCTGAGCTTAAACTCATAAACACAGAGATTGGTAGGATTGCCCTGTCTTCAGCTCTTATCAATGACATTTTTGCTTGGATTCTGCTGTGTTTCGCCATTGCTCTAGCTGAAAATGATAGTGCATCTCTGGCTTCTGTTTGGATTATACTTTCCAGCGTAGCATTTGTGGTGTTTTGTGTCTTTGCGGTTAGACCAGCAATTTCATGGGTTATTCGAAGAACCCCAGAAGGAGAAACCTTTAGTGAGTTTTACATATGTCTTATTCTCACTGGAGTAATGATTTCTGGTTTTATAACAGATGCCATTGGGACACATTCTGTGTTTGGAGCTTTTGTATTTGGTTTGGTTATCCCAAATGGACCTCTTGGGGTTACTCTTATAGAAAAGCTAGAGGACTTTGTATCAGGGCTTTTACTTCCACTTTTCTTTGCTATGAGTGGGCTCAAGACAAATGTAGGGGCCATTAATGGGGCTGCCACTTGGGGACTTTTAGGTCTTGTCGTAATACTTGGGAGTGCTGGAAAAATTGCCGGTACTGTTATTGTCACATTCTTTTACCAAATGCCTATACGTGAAGGCCTCACGCTTGGCTTGCTTATGAACACCAAAGGCCTTATTGAAATGATTATTCTCAATGTTGGCAAGGATCAAAGG GTCTTAGATGATGAATCTTTTGCGATTATGGTGATTGTAGCTGTGGTTATGACTGGACTTGTAACACCTATTGTCACTGCAATATATAGGCCGGCAAGAAAATTCATGCCATACAAAAGACGAACGATTCAAAGATCAAAACCAGATGCAGAGTTTAGGATACTAGTTTGTGTACACACTCCTCGGAATGTTCCAACAATCATTAACATCTTAGAAGCTTCACACCCAACCAAAAGGTCAcctatatgtgtttatgtgctccACCTAGTTGAACTCACTGGTCGTGCATCTGCGATGCTAATAGTTCATAACAGTAGAAAATCTGGTCGTCCAGCCCTGAATAGAACCCAAGCCCAATCTGATCACATCATCAATGCCTTCGAAAATTATGAACAACATGCAGTTTGTGTTTCAGTTCAACCCTTAACAGCTATTTCTCCATACTCTACCATGCATGAAGACATTTGCAACTTGGCAGAGGACAAAAGGGTTGCTTTTATAATAATTCCCTTCCATAAACAACAAACAGTGGATGGTGGGATGGAAGCCACGAACCCAGCATTTCGAATGGTCAACCAAAATGTATTAGCAAACTCACCTTGCTCAATTGGGATTCTTGTAGACAGAGGTCTCAGTGGCTCTACTCGCTTAGCCACAAACCAACTATCTCATCATATAGCTGTGGCTTTCTTTGGAGGACCTGATGATAGAGAAGCACTATCATATGCATGGAGGATGTCTGAGAATCCTGGGATAAGCTTAACAGTGATGCGATTCATTGCAGGTGAGGATGCAGTACAACCAGCGAGGCAACGAAATGAAGATACTAATGACCCTAGAATACTAACATTTGAAACACAAGATCAAAGGGAGAAGCAAATGGATGAAGAATATGTAAATGAATTTAGGATGCAAAACGCTAATGAAGAGTCTGTGTTTTATACTGAAAGGATTGTGAACAATGGAGAGGAAACAGTAGCTGCAATAAGGGCAATGGATATTAATGCTCATGATTTGTTTGTAGTAGGTAGAGGACGGGGGATGATATCACCACTCACAGCTGGGCTTACAGATTGGAGTGAGTGTCCAGAGCTTGGAGCAATCGGAGATTTGCTTGCTTCTTCAGATTTTGCAGCAACAGTTTCGGTGTTGGTTGTGCAACAATATGTTGGGACAGAGCCACAAGTAGACGCAGTTCTTACACCTGATCGCCTTTCTCAATCAGATGGTCAGTATACTG TACAGTTGATGAATAAGAGGCCAGCAACATCAATGTAA
- the LOC110630420 gene encoding uncharacterized protein LOC110630420, with translation MGAFRVPIFNLHLPSSTPPPTRKIKEISTRRFFLFSFPLCASCTITATPLFILTDYITPVKANSWFALAEGYDPVSQAEKDASATTSRRISEAIELLEKGRELQAQGDFNDALLYFTQVVENYKDFAFSDYARVGRALALYEIGDKDEAIAEMEDVSISLKGYPEVHAALAAALYVDKHAPLLAENQFTIATLLDPHYTDLSYVKETKHWPPSLVSSLQRFITLS, from the exons CCTACCAGAAAAATCAAAGAAATCTCCACTAGGcgcttcttccttttctcttttcctCTATGTGCTTCTTGCACCATTACTGCTACTCCACTTTTTATTCTTACCGATTATATCACCCCTGTTAAAGCGAATTCTTGGTTTGCTCTAGCTGAGGGCTATGACCCTGTGAGCCAAGCGGAGAAAGACGCCAGCGCAACCACATCTCGGAGAATTTCGGAGGCTATAGAGTTGTTGGAGAAAGGGAGGGAATTACAGGCTCAGGGTGACTTCAATGATGCTCTTCTTTACTTCACTCAG GTGGTTGAAAATTATAAAGACTTTGCATTCTCCGATTATGCAAGAGTGGGAAGAGCGCTGGCACTTTATGAGATTGGAGACAAAGATGAAGCGATTGCTGAGATGGAGGATGTTTCCATATCTTTGAAGGGATATCCAG AAGTACATGCAGCTCTTGCAGCAGCATTATACGTGGACAAGCATGCCCCTCTGCTAGCAGAAAATCAGTTCACAATTGCAACTCTGCTTGATCCTCACTATACAGACCTTTCATATGTAAAAGAAACTAAACATTGGCCTCCAAGTTTGGTCAGTTCTTTGCAACGTTTCATCACTCTGTCCTAG